One stretch of Bosea vaviloviae DNA includes these proteins:
- a CDS encoding response regulator produces the protein MNATSETAAANRERLVIVEDDPVTRAMISGYFADQGFRVEEAESVAEARRVVRRVKPELIFLDVVLPDGDGFELAKELQGFSDAGIIFVTRRDTDIDRIVGLELAGDHYVTKPVNLRDLLARTRSLLRRRKIERDTARRSTTITFGPFMIDLLRRELATVNGDPIRLTRGEFDLLAALVDSNGRPLSRDYLIEVVSNRHGEVDARTVDALVARLRRKLTGAGDPGVIATVSGIGYKLGIFADRNA, from the coding sequence ATGAACGCGACGAGCGAAACTGCGGCGGCAAACCGCGAACGCCTCGTCATCGTCGAGGACGACCCTGTAACGCGCGCCATGATCTCGGGCTATTTCGCCGACCAGGGCTTCAGGGTCGAGGAGGCCGAGAGCGTCGCCGAGGCGCGCAGGGTGGTGCGGCGGGTCAAGCCCGAACTGATCTTCCTCGATGTCGTGCTGCCCGATGGCGACGGTTTCGAGCTCGCCAAGGAGCTCCAGGGCTTTTCCGACGCAGGCATCATCTTCGTCACGCGTCGCGACACCGACATCGACCGCATCGTCGGGCTCGAGCTCGCAGGCGACCACTACGTCACCAAGCCGGTCAATCTGCGCGATCTGCTGGCGCGGACGCGCTCGCTATTGCGCCGTCGCAAGATCGAGCGCGATACGGCGCGGCGCAGCACCACGATCACCTTCGGCCCCTTCATGATCGACCTGCTGCGGCGCGAGCTGGCGACGGTCAACGGCGATCCGATCCGCCTGACGCGGGGCGAGTTCGACCTGCTTGCCGCGCTGGTCGACAGCAATGGCCGGCCGCTCAGCCGCGACTACCTGATCGAGGTCGTCAGCAACCGCCATGGCGAGGTCGACGCCCGCACCGTCGATGCGCTGGTGGCGCGGCTGCGACGCAAGCTGACGGGAGCCGGCGACCCGGGCGTGATCGCAACGGTCAGCGGCATCGGCTACAAGCTCGGCATCTTCGCCGACCGTAACGCCTGA
- a CDS encoding hybrid sensor histidine kinase/response regulator — protein MSGIIDAAGRGPRGALARKYALFVGFAISLALGINGIVGTIFAFSDQRALVARVQQEQAQAAAQRISGFVGDIVRQLDWVSLNSSGALALEELHLDGLRLLRQAPAILDLRRTDAEGRELLALSRADRDRIGAGTDLSSDPIVQAALAQGYFRSGVEFRRGSEPYLLLGKRVTETKGGVVLATVNLTFIKELVSQMKVGVEGRAYVVDRSGRLIAHPDLRFVLRGTNLLPLLQAYPRPDIQGAMLPGDSLSTRDIEGRAVLSVVAPVPNLDWSVVVDLPQSEAYAPIYASILRALIILAGALLITVTTSILLSGRLVAPVRALTEGAARIGEGQLDERIDIRTGDELQELGDQFNLMAARLQESRSILEDKVSQRTAALAKALDQASAGQRAAEQARELAEEATKAKSRFLAVVGHDIRTPLSGVLGVLEILDRKRMSQRDRRLVEMAATSGETLIDLANATLDLSRLEAGTESLEKRDYEPGPLLAAAIALMRPAAERKGLALRLDIEPVAMARLNGDPGKINRIVQNLLRNAISFTDAGEIEIGAALEPADDASGPMLVIAVHDTGIGIDPAMQRRIFQDFVQVDPETGRRSGGVGLGLAICTKLANLMGGSISVFSEVGIGSTFWVRLPAAAATSAAHASHAETAETPLVVLVVDDEPVTREVARIMIAKAGHRVLTASSGEAALVLLASKRVDLVLLDMHMTGMDGIETAAAIRAIPEIACPAIVALTADVSPETMRRLLAAGLTTIVPKPATSAALRQVLTRNARRPGRLANASLSPDHPVDDAFLDEQALLVGAERMGRLVALFQTVSGDILKQLGRAIEQGDRKALERAAHQFASSASALGLGQAVTIASTIEAEARIASPQVMAQAVADLARARGEALAALALRGAAVAKGAAEGQALRSAKMPSL, from the coding sequence GCGCTGTTCGTCGGCTTCGCGATCAGCCTCGCTTTGGGTATCAACGGCATCGTCGGCACGATCTTCGCCTTCTCCGATCAGCGGGCGCTGGTGGCGCGTGTCCAGCAGGAGCAGGCGCAGGCGGCGGCGCAGCGGATCAGCGGATTTGTCGGCGATATCGTGCGGCAGCTCGATTGGGTTTCGCTGAACAGCTCGGGCGCCCTTGCGCTCGAAGAGCTTCATCTCGATGGGTTGCGCCTGCTGCGGCAGGCCCCGGCGATCCTCGATCTCAGGCGAACGGATGCCGAAGGGCGCGAATTGCTGGCGCTGTCGCGCGCTGACCGCGACCGCATCGGCGCGGGGACGGATCTGTCCAGTGATCCCATCGTCCAGGCGGCATTGGCTCAGGGCTACTTCCGCAGCGGTGTCGAATTCCGGCGTGGCTCCGAGCCTTATCTGCTGCTGGGAAAACGGGTGACCGAAACGAAAGGCGGCGTGGTCCTGGCGACGGTCAATCTGACCTTCATCAAAGAGCTCGTCTCGCAGATGAAGGTCGGCGTGGAAGGCCGGGCCTATGTCGTCGACCGTTCCGGCCGGCTGATCGCGCATCCCGATCTCCGCTTCGTCCTGAGAGGCACGAATCTGCTGCCGCTCCTGCAGGCCTATCCGCGGCCGGACATTCAAGGCGCGATGCTGCCCGGCGATAGCCTGTCGACCCGCGATATCGAGGGGCGGGCGGTCTTGTCGGTCGTTGCGCCCGTGCCGAATCTCGACTGGAGCGTCGTCGTCGACCTGCCGCAAAGCGAGGCTTATGCGCCGATCTACGCTTCGATCCTGCGCGCGTTGATCATCCTCGCCGGAGCACTGCTCATCACCGTGACAACCAGCATCCTGCTCAGCGGGCGCCTGGTCGCGCCGGTCCGAGCGCTGACCGAAGGCGCCGCCCGGATCGGCGAGGGCCAGCTCGACGAGCGCATCGACATTCGCACCGGCGACGAGCTTCAGGAGCTCGGCGACCAGTTCAACCTGATGGCTGCGCGCTTGCAGGAGAGCCGGAGCATCCTGGAGGACAAGGTGTCCCAGCGCACGGCGGCTCTCGCCAAGGCGCTCGACCAGGCATCGGCCGGGCAGCGCGCCGCCGAACAGGCGCGCGAATTGGCCGAGGAGGCGACGAAAGCCAAATCCCGCTTCCTCGCGGTGGTGGGACACGACATCCGCACGCCCTTGTCGGGTGTGCTCGGCGTGCTCGAAATCCTCGACCGCAAGCGCATGAGCCAGCGCGATCGGCGGCTGGTCGAAATGGCGGCGACCTCCGGCGAGACGCTGATCGACCTCGCCAATGCGACGCTCGACCTCTCGCGGCTGGAGGCGGGCACAGAGAGCCTGGAGAAGCGTGACTACGAGCCCGGCCCCCTGCTCGCGGCGGCCATCGCGCTGATGCGACCGGCAGCCGAGCGCAAGGGTCTCGCGCTCCGCCTCGACATCGAGCCTGTCGCGATGGCAAGGCTCAATGGCGATCCCGGCAAGATCAACCGGATCGTCCAGAATCTCCTGCGCAATGCGATCAGCTTCACCGATGCCGGCGAGATCGAGATCGGTGCCGCCCTGGAGCCGGCCGACGATGCGTCCGGGCCGATGCTGGTGATCGCGGTGCACGATACCGGCATCGGCATCGATCCCGCCATGCAGCGCCGCATCTTCCAGGATTTCGTGCAGGTCGATCCCGAAACAGGGCGGCGTTCCGGCGGGGTCGGTCTGGGACTGGCGATCTGCACCAAGCTCGCGAATCTGATGGGCGGCTCGATCTCGGTCTTCAGCGAAGTCGGGATCGGCAGCACCTTCTGGGTCAGGCTGCCGGCTGCAGCCGCGACGAGCGCTGCGCATGCGTCGCATGCCGAGACGGCTGAGACGCCGCTTGTGGTGCTCGTCGTCGATGACGAGCCCGTCACGCGGGAGGTGGCGCGGATCATGATCGCCAAGGCCGGGCACCGCGTGCTGACCGCCAGCTCCGGTGAGGCTGCGCTCGTGCTGTTGGCGTCAAAGCGCGTCGATCTCGTGCTGCTCGACATGCACATGACCGGCATGGACGGCATCGAGACGGCGGCCGCGATCCGCGCTATCCCGGAGATTGCCTGTCCGGCGATCGTGGCGCTGACCGCCGATGTGTCGCCGGAGACGATGCGCCGGCTTCTCGCAGCGGGCCTGACCACGATCGTGCCCAAGCCGGCGACGTCCGCGGCGTTGCGGCAGGTGCTGACGCGCAACGCGCGCAGGCCGGGCCGTCTGGCGAATGCGAGCCTGTCGCCGGACCATCCCGTCGACGACGCCTTCCTCGACGAGCAGGCGCTGCTGGTCGGAGCCGAACGCATGGGGCGTCTTGTTGCGCTGTTCCAGACGGTCTCGGGGGACATTCTGAAGCAGCTTGGCCGGGCGATCGAGCAGGGCGACCGCAAGGCGCTGGAGCGGGCGGCGCATCAATTCGCGAGCTCGGCCAGCGCGCTGGGTCTCGGCCAGGCGGTGACCATCGCATCGACGATCGAGGCCGAGGCCCGTATCGCATCCCCGCAGGTCATGGCGCAGGCGGTGGCCGATCTGGCGCGGGCGCGCGGCGAGGCGCTGGCGGCGCTCGCATTGCGGGGCGCTGCGGTTGCGAAGGGCGCGGCGGAGGGTCAGGCGTTACGGTCGGCGAAGATGCCGAGCTTGTAG
- a CDS encoding UbiA family prenyltransferase, producing the protein MTKEKGDMALKAMIRAMRPHHWLKNGLVFIPILLNHEVFDPESLGHGLVAFISFSLMASSIYLLNDIVDFEADRRHPTKCKRPLAAGEISERQAYMAVPVLLATAFALSLLLPQPKLFVLALTAYLGLALAYLFVLKRKLLVDVLGLAALHTLRILAGNAAAAIPLSSWLLAFSMFLFLSLALVKRYAELRITQDQSGLKKAGRGYHAEDIEALSQLGMASGCTCALILALYVDSAAVKQLYRHPELIWLVCPIVLYQISRVWFLARRGTMPDDPLVFMIRDWRSQVTGALVLLIMVAATILP; encoded by the coding sequence TTGACGAAAGAGAAGGGTGACATGGCTCTCAAGGCGATGATCAGGGCGATGAGGCCGCATCATTGGCTGAAGAACGGACTCGTCTTCATCCCGATCCTGCTGAATCATGAAGTCTTCGATCCGGAGTCGCTCGGGCATGGGCTCGTCGCCTTCATCTCCTTCAGCCTGATGGCTTCGTCGATCTATCTTCTCAACGACATCGTCGATTTCGAAGCCGACCGCCGGCATCCGACGAAGTGCAAGCGCCCGCTGGCCGCCGGCGAGATCTCCGAGCGCCAGGCCTATATGGCGGTTCCCGTCTTGCTGGCCACCGCTTTCGCCCTGTCCCTGCTGCTGCCGCAGCCCAAGCTCTTCGTGCTGGCGCTGACGGCCTATCTCGGTCTCGCCTTGGCCTATCTCTTCGTGCTCAAGCGCAAGCTCCTGGTCGATGTGCTGGGGCTGGCCGCGCTGCACACCTTGCGCATTCTCGCCGGCAATGCCGCTGCCGCGATCCCGCTCTCGTCATGGCTGCTCGCCTTCTCGATGTTCCTGTTCCTGAGCCTGGCGCTGGTAAAGCGCTATGCCGAGCTCAGGATCACGCAGGACCAGTCGGGGCTGAAAAAGGCCGGGCGCGGCTATCATGCCGAGGATATCGAGGCGCTTTCCCAGCTCGGCATGGCGTCGGGCTGCACCTGCGCCCTGATCCTGGCGCTCTATGTCGACAGCGCCGCGGTGAAGCAGCTTTACCGTCACCCGGAGCTGATCTGGCTGGTCTGCCCGATCGTCCTCTACCAGATATCGCGGGTCTGGTTCCTGGCCCGTCGTGGTACGATGCCGGATGATCCGCTCGTCTTCATGATCCGCGACTGGCGCAGCCAGGTGACAGGCGCGCTGGTCCTGCTGATCATGGTCGCGGCGACGATCCTGCCGTGA